AAAAGCAGGTATTGAGTTTGAATGCGTTTAGCAGCAAAAAGCTCGCATAAAGCGAGCTTTTATTTGTTAGGCTTACATATCCATATGGCGGTTTGAGCTTTGCATCATTTGCTTAATACCCTGATTTTCAAGTTCTAAAATTTGCTCAAGCTTTTCTTTTCCATTTTCTGTCTCAGCGCGCTCTAATAAGTACTCGTAAAGTTCGATTACTTTTTTGTGCTGCTCAGAGAGGTAGTTTTGAATTACCTTTTCATCGAATTCTTGGTCTTTGCTAATATCATTAAATGTAATTAACTCGGGGTTGTCTGCAAAGTATTCGTAGCTGTATGTATCTAAGGTGTTGATTTCTGTGATTGCTTTAAAGCCAACTAAGTCTTCAGCTAACTTTTTTTCATAATTTAAATAATAGTCCACTAGCATCGCGTTACGTTCATCAAGTAACTCCTTAACGCTGTAAAAATTTGCCGCCATTTGTGTGTGAAATAAAACGGTCCAATCGTACACTTCTTTAATTGTTTTAACTTGCATGTGCATTCCTTACTAAGTTGACTGTATAAAGCATGGGTTGCGTAAACCGTGCCAATATAAACTCAATTAAAAACAATGCATTAAAAATAATAAAATAGGAGCTAGGCGGGTTATTTGGTACAAGTTACAAAATACGGGTAATTTTTATAGGGCAATACAAACTTGTATTGCCCCTAGCCCTATTGTGCAATATGCTGCTTTTTCCACAGTAAATACACCGCAGGTATAACCAACAACGTGAGTATAACTGCGCTTAGCATCCCGCCTACCATTGGCGCTGCTATTCTGCTCATCACTTCGCTACCGGTGCCGGTGCCGTATAAAACCGGTAATAAGCCAGCAATAATGGTGGCTACCGTCATCATCACAGGGCGTACTCTTAGCCCTGCACCTTGCATAATCGCGTGTTGTAGCGCTTGTAAGTTAAAAGCAGCCCCCGTTTGCTCGCACTGTTGGCGTTGCTCTGTATAAGCTTGGTTTAAATATACAAGCATTATGACACCTATTTCTACGGCAACACCGGCCAATGCAATAAACCCTACACCCACTGCCACCGAAAAGTTAAACGCTTCAAAGTACATTAGCCAAATGCCGCCAACCATAGCCAGAGGCAAGGTAGCAATAATAATAAGTACTTCACTTAGGCATTTAAAGTTAAGATATAACAGTATTACAATAATCGCGAGCGTAAGCGGGATCACATAAGTAAGCTTTGCTTTTGCGCGTTGCATGTATTCGTATTGCCCCGCCCAAGTAATTGAATATCCAGTAGGTAATTTTAGGTTATCGCCAAGCACTTGCTGAGCTTGTGCTACATAACTGCCAATATCAGTGTCTTTAATATCAATTAAGCTCCACCCATTTAAGCGCGCGTTTTCACTTTTAATACCGGTAGGGCCATCTTCAATAAATACTTTAGCAACATCACCAAGTGCAATATGCTGCCCTAGTGGCGTAATAATGGGTAATAATTTTAAATCTTCAGGCGAAGCACGAAAACTCTGCGGGTAGCGTAAATTTACCGGGTAGCGCTGTTGCCCTTCGATTGTTTCAGTCACGTTTGATCCACCAATTGCAGTGGCTACAACCTGTTGTATGTCGGCTATATTTAAATTGTACCGTGCTGCTTTTTCGCGGTTTATGTCCACCTTAATATAACGCCCTGTGGCTACACGCTCTGAATACACTGATGCTGTACCAGGCACATCCTTTAACAATTGCTCTATTTGCTGCCCGATGTTTTGAATTTCTAACAAGCTTGGGCCCCCAATTTTAATACCCACAGGCGTTTTAATGCCGGTGGCTAGCATGTCGATACGTGTTTTTATTGGCATAACCCACGCATTTGTAAGGCCCGGTAAGGCAACTAAGCTTTCTAATTCTGCTTTTATCTTCTGCTTAGTCATACCCTCTCGCCACTGAGATTTGGGTTTAAACTGAATAAAAGTTTCAATCATTGTCAGTGGTGCGGGGTCGGTAGCGGTATCAGCTCGCCCGATTTTACCAAATACAGTTTTTACTTCTGGCACTGAGGCTATGAGCTTGTCTGTTTGTTGCAAAATTTTTCGTGCTTCACCAATAGAAAGCCCTGGGTAAGTTGTTGGCATATACATTAAGTCGCCTTCATCCAATAAAGGAATAAACTCACTACCTATTTTGTTTACCGGATAAAAGCCAATAACCGTTACTATTAATGCAACGAACAACGTACTTTTTGGAAATTTAAGCACCGTGGCTAACAGCGGTTTATACCCTGCAACCAAAGCCCTATTTACAGGGTTTTTATGCTCAGAAATGACCTTCCCCCGAATAAAGTAACCCATTAACACGGGTACTAAGGTTATCGCTAAGCCGGCAGAGGCTGCCATTGCATACGTTTTTGTATAAGCAAGCGGGGAAAACATGCGCCCTTCTTGCGCCTCTAAAATAAATACAGGCATAAAACTTACGGTAATAATGAGTAAACTAAAAAATAACGCAGGGCCGACCTCCGTGGCCGATTTAGTCACTATTTGCCAACGGTTTTGCTTGGTTAGTGGCGTTTTTTCCATATGTTTATGCATGTTTTCTATCATTACGATAGCACCATCTGTCATTGCGCCAATGGCAATAGCAATCCCGCCTAACGACATAATATTCGCGTTTACACCTTGCCAATACATCACAATAAAAGCCATTAATATACCCATAGGCAAGGTTATAATAGCCACCAGCGATGAGCGCACATGAAATAAAAATACCACACACACTAAGGCAACAATAACGAGCTCTTCAATCAACTTTTTGCTCAGGTTATCAACCGCGCTTTTTATTAACGTGGAACGATCATAAACAGGAATTATCTCAACCCCTTCAGGTAGCCCTTGTTTTAATGACTCAAGCTTTGCTTTTACCCGAGAAATCGTTTCTTGGGCGTTTTCGCCATAACGCATAACCACAATGCCACCCGCAACCTCGCCTTCGCCATTTAGCTCTGCAATGCCGCGTCGCATTTGTGGGCCTAAACGTACATCCGCTACATCTCGTAATTGTAATGCACTTCCTTGGGCGTTAATTCCCAATGGAATGGCCTCTAAATCGGCGACACTTTTAATATAACCTGTGCTGGTTACCATGTATTCGGCTTCTGCCATTTCGATTACTGAAGCACCTGTTTCTTGATTACCTTGGCTAATTGCAGCTTGTATCAAACTAAGAGGAAGGCCATAAGCGCGTAACTTAATGGGGTCTACAACTACTTGGTACTGCTTTATCATGCCACCTACAGCGGCCACCTCAGATACACCTTCAACGCTTTGTAGTTCAAATTTTAAAAACCAATCTTGCAAGCTACGAAGCTGGCTTATATTGAGCTGGTTTGTTTTATCGACTAACGCATATAAATAAACCCAGCCCACCCCTGTAGCATCGGGCCCAAGTTGTGCCTTTGCACTTGCCGGCAAGCTGCTTTCAACCTGACTTAAATACTCTTGTACACGGCTTCGGGCCCAGTAAATATCGGTATTTTCATCAAAAATAATATACACATACGAGTCGCCAAAAAACGAAAAACCACGCACAGTTTTAGCGCCAGGCACAGACAGCATGGCCGTAGTAAGCGGGAAAGTAACTTGGTCTTGTACCACTTGGGGCGCTTGGCCTGGGTAGCTGGTTTTAACAATGACCTGTACATCTGATAAATCAGGAAGCGCATCAACGGGAGTCTGCTTAACACTGAAAATACCTGCGCCAAATACAATAATACTCAGCAACAATACAAGAAAGCGATTAACGACCGACCATCGAATAATAGCAGCTATCATAATGACTCCCCATGCATTGAATGATGAGGTGCGTCTTTATCAGTAAGGTGCTCAGCAATTTTGTTTATTACAAATTCACCGTCAAGAATGCTAAACGTAAAATGAACCTGCTGATGGGGGGAAAGCGCACTAATATCAAGCTCTTTAGCAAGTATAAAGTCCATAGTAGCAGGGCCTCTGTTCCATTTAGCAATAGCCTCTCTGCTAATATTAATAACTCGCTGCGCTGCGTTTATGTTATTTATGGTTCCCATTACTGTAGCTGTTTGAACCGCTTCAGCCTTGTCCATTTCCATGTCAGGCATGTCGCTCATGGCGTGAGTGCTTGGTGCGCTCATACGCTTAAAGTCTGAGTCTTTACTCGACTCAGAGTCTATTAAAAACTGCGCAGCGGTCACAACACGGTCTTCTTTGGTAATGCCCGATAGAATAGCCACCTCATGTTGGCTAATTTGCCCTACTTTTACCGCCACCGATTTAAAACGGCCATTGCCTAAGGCTAGTACTACTCGGTTTTGTGCGCCTGTACGAATGAGTGCTTGCTTAGGTATTACTAGTTGCGGTGAATCACTGTGTGTGTGAATACTTACCTGGGCAAACATATTAGGTTTAAGTAACTCCGCGGTATTTTCAAAACGCAGCCTTACACGTAGAGTACGGTTTTGAGCATTCAGCGCTGGATAAATGTAATCTACTACGCCCTGCCACTGCTTACCTTGAATGTAATCAAGTGTCATTGTAACGGGGAGCCCTTTGCTCACTAAAGCTGCTTGGCGCTCAAATACTTCTGTCTCTACCCATACTTGATCTAATTGAGCGATGCTCATCATTGAGGTGCCAGGCTTAACATAAAAACCCTCACGTATATTAAGCTCATCAAGCACACCGCTTTGGCGCGCGTAAAACGTAATGCTTTGCATCACTTTTTTATTTTTTTCTAAGCGTTCTATAAAGCCATCAGACACATTTAGCGATTCTAAACGCGCTTTGGCAGCCCGGATCAATACGCTGTTTTTTCTATTTACTGCGAGTAAGAATTCTTCTTGCGCGTTCACAAGTTGAGGAGAATAAAGCGTGTAAAGAGGCTCACCAGCACTCACGGGCTCCCCTTGCGCTTTTACAAATAAGGTTTCTATCCAGCCCTCTACGCGGGGGTGAATATGGGTTAACTGATCTTGGTTGTATTGCACATAACCTATTGTATTAATATCGCTTTGTAGTGTTTTAACTTGCACTTTACTGGTTTTAACGCCTAGGTTATTAACCACTTCAGGCGATATTTTTATAGTACCTGGGCTGTCGGTTTCAGCGTTTGCGTACACAGGTACCAGCTCCATCCCCATTGGCGATAACCCTGGTTCATCGCGCCTATAATTACTGTCCATTGGCGCAACCCAATACAGCGGCTTCGCTTTTTTATTATCAGCGGCCGTGGCTAAGTGCTCAGTGTCATCAATCAACCAGCGATTAGCAATAAACATTAATGCAGCGCCAATAAGCAGCGCTACAAGGTATTTTAGGTTAGTTTTCATTGTTTTATCCTTGTAACTCAGCCATTACTAGCGAGTCTAAGCTGGCTGCGTAATAATTTAAGCGAGCAATTGTAATGTGCTTATCTATTTGAATATTAAGGGCGTCTATTTTGGCGTTTAGCTCACTAATACGCGCGCGCATAACATCAGAAAAGTCGCCATCGTCACGGGTGTACGCGTTTAAAGTAGCTTGAGCTTGTTGCGACATTTGCGGTAATAACGTGTTTTGGTAAAGCGTATTGCGTTGCTCAATTCGCTCAAGCTGGCTAACCTCTTTAAAGTACTGTCCTTTTAGGTTTTGTAGCGCCACGCGTTTGTCGGTTTTAATGGCCTCAGCATTAGCAATAGCCGCATTAACTTGCTGATCTTGTCTGTTGTCGGTAAATAAAGGTAAATCAATACTCACCCCCACCGAAAGCAAATCAGCACGCGATTCACCGGCTTGGTTATCAGCACGGTAGCCATAACCCATATTTACGCCAAGTTGTGGTTTATAACTTTGTTTAGCAAGGCTCACTTGTGTGCGTTTAGCGGCTATACGTTGATCTATTGCCACCATAGAGGGATGCGCCATAAGTAACTTAATGAGCTCATCAAGGTCTAAGCTATTAAATTGTGCAAGCGGAGCTGGCGCTGCAAAAGCCTGGCTTAATGGTTGGCTTAATATGTTCTGTGGTAACCACTGGGCTAACCCTTGTTTAGCGGCGTCTAGCTGCTGCGCTAATATAATCAGTTTATCTTCAAGGCGCGTCAGCTCCAATTGTGCGCGAATAATATCTTGTTGGCGGGTTTTGCCTAAACTACTGGAGTAACTGGCTTCGGTAACTTCAATTAGCTGGGTAAACAATGCTTTATCTTGTTCAATTAACGCAATACTTTGCTGCGCTCTGTAGGCATTTAACCACAGTTCCATCACCCTCGCTTTTACTTGCGCCTTTCGCTGCGCCCTCAGCCACGGCTGCTCAAGTGCCTCTTCTTTTATTGCTTGTTGGCTAAGTGCCAGGCTATTACCACGGCTAAAGCTTTGGCTTATACCCAGTTTTAACTGCGTCATATTTTCTTGATCAAATGCAAAACCATCTACGGGTACGCTTTGCAAACCTATGCTTAATACGGGGTCTGGCAGAGTACCTGCAGCAATACTTTGCGCTGTGGCGGCGGCTTGCTTTTGCTCACTGGCGCTCAGCCACGGCTCGTTATTGAGCGCTAAGTTTATGGCATCCGTTAAATTAAGGGTGGGTACTTTTGCTATGGCATCACTATTAAGTACAGCACCAAATAAGGTGGCGCTCAGTAATACAGCTTTAAAAATTACAGTGCG
The genomic region above belongs to Pseudoalteromonas sp. MM1 and contains:
- a CDS encoding efflux RND transporter permease subunit; protein product: MIAAIIRWSVVNRFLVLLLSIIVFGAGIFSVKQTPVDALPDLSDVQVIVKTSYPGQAPQVVQDQVTFPLTTAMLSVPGAKTVRGFSFFGDSYVYIIFDENTDIYWARSRVQEYLSQVESSLPASAKAQLGPDATGVGWVYLYALVDKTNQLNISQLRSLQDWFLKFELQSVEGVSEVAAVGGMIKQYQVVVDPIKLRAYGLPLSLIQAAISQGNQETGASVIEMAEAEYMVTSTGYIKSVADLEAIPLGINAQGSALQLRDVADVRLGPQMRRGIAELNGEGEVAGGIVVMRYGENAQETISRVKAKLESLKQGLPEGVEIIPVYDRSTLIKSAVDNLSKKLIEELVIVALVCVVFLFHVRSSLVAIITLPMGILMAFIVMYWQGVNANIMSLGGIAIAIGAMTDGAIVMIENMHKHMEKTPLTKQNRWQIVTKSATEVGPALFFSLLIITVSFMPVFILEAQEGRMFSPLAYTKTYAMAASAGLAITLVPVLMGYFIRGKVISEHKNPVNRALVAGYKPLLATVLKFPKSTLFVALIVTVIGFYPVNKIGSEFIPLLDEGDLMYMPTTYPGLSIGEARKILQQTDKLIASVPEVKTVFGKIGRADTATDPAPLTMIETFIQFKPKSQWREGMTKQKIKAELESLVALPGLTNAWVMPIKTRIDMLATGIKTPVGIKIGGPSLLEIQNIGQQIEQLLKDVPGTASVYSERVATGRYIKVDINREKAARYNLNIADIQQVVATAIGGSNVTETIEGQQRYPVNLRYPQSFRASPEDLKLLPIITPLGQHIALGDVAKVFIEDGPTGIKSENARLNGWSLIDIKDTDIGSYVAQAQQVLGDNLKLPTGYSITWAGQYEYMQRAKAKLTYVIPLTLAIIVILLYLNFKCLSEVLIIIATLPLAMVGGIWLMYFEAFNFSVAVGVGFIALAGVAVEIGVIMLVYLNQAYTEQRQQCEQTGAAFNLQALQHAIMQGAGLRVRPVMMTVATIIAGLLPVLYGTGTGSEVMSRIAAPMVGGMLSAVILTLLVIPAVYLLWKKQHIAQ
- a CDS encoding efflux RND transporter periplasmic adaptor subunit; the protein is MKTNLKYLVALLIGAALMFIANRWLIDDTEHLATAADNKKAKPLYWVAPMDSNYRRDEPGLSPMGMELVPVYANAETDSPGTIKISPEVVNNLGVKTSKVQVKTLQSDINTIGYVQYNQDQLTHIHPRVEGWIETLFVKAQGEPVSAGEPLYTLYSPQLVNAQEEFLLAVNRKNSVLIRAAKARLESLNVSDGFIERLEKNKKVMQSITFYARQSGVLDELNIREGFYVKPGTSMMSIAQLDQVWVETEVFERQAALVSKGLPVTMTLDYIQGKQWQGVVDYIYPALNAQNRTLRVRLRFENTAELLKPNMFAQVSIHTHSDSPQLVIPKQALIRTGAQNRVVLALGNGRFKSVAVKVGQISQHEVAILSGITKEDRVVTAAQFLIDSESSKDSDFKRMSAPSTHAMSDMPDMEMDKAEAVQTATVMGTINNINAAQRVINISREAIAKWNRGPATMDFILAKELDISALSPHQQVHFTFSILDGEFVINKIAEHLTDKDAPHHSMHGESL
- a CDS encoding TolC family protein — translated: MTRTVIFKAVLLSATLFGAVLNSDAIAKVPTLNLTDAINLALNNEPWLSASEQKQAAATAQSIAAGTLPDPVLSIGLQSVPVDGFAFDQENMTQLKLGISQSFSRGNSLALSQQAIKEEALEQPWLRAQRKAQVKARVMELWLNAYRAQQSIALIEQDKALFTQLIEVTEASYSSSLGKTRQQDIIRAQLELTRLEDKLIILAQQLDAAKQGLAQWLPQNILSQPLSQAFAAPAPLAQFNSLDLDELIKLLMAHPSMVAIDQRIAAKRTQVSLAKQSYKPQLGVNMGYGYRADNQAGESRADLLSVGVSIDLPLFTDNRQDQQVNAAIANAEAIKTDKRVALQNLKGQYFKEVSQLERIEQRNTLYQNTLLPQMSQQAQATLNAYTRDDGDFSDVMRARISELNAKIDALNIQIDKHITIARLNYYAASLDSLVMAELQG